From a region of the Aythya fuligula isolate bAytFul2 chromosome 29, bAytFul2.pri, whole genome shotgun sequence genome:
- the GRASP gene encoding general receptor for phosphoinositides 1-associated scaffold protein → MTLRRLRRLRPKEEEEEEQDAAPAPAPERPGPAAVYRALAAAGGTLPRVRKDAGFKWTAPSESPEEHRRVVTLEKKAEETFGFEIQTYGLHHQDRNSVEMFTFVCQVHSGSPAEAAGLKTGDTITGVNGLNVEGIRHREIVEIIKSSGNVLRLDTLYGTSIRRAELEARLQYLKQTLYEKWGEYRSLMVQEQRLVRAGVVAKDPSIYDTLESLRWCLQGGGAPPGSPRASAAGSDDSLYQTCVFADSLDKDGDEGGTSSPAPPPPRSRPALSRSSSLKCSGGAGAAGLLWARAGDPRPGGGVGPPHKARHSSFRQRLLKFIPGLNRALEEEESHL, encoded by the exons ATGACCCTGCGGCGCCTGCGGCGGCTCCGGccgaaggaggaggaggaggaggagcaggatgcggccccggccccggccccggagcgccccggccccgccgccgtcTACCGGGCGCTGGCGGCCGCCGGTGGGACCCTGCCCCGCGTGCGCAAG GATGCGGGGTTCAAGTGGACGGCCCCGAGCGAGTCCCCAGAGGAGCACAG gaggGTGGTGACGCTGGAGAAGAAGGCGGAGGAGACCTTTGGCTTCGAGATCCAG ACCTACGGGCTGCAccaccaggacaggaacagcgTGGAAATGTTCACCTTCGTGTGCCAGGTGCACAGCGGGAGCCCAGCCGAGGCGGCGGGACTCAAAACTG GGGACACCATCACGGGGGTGAACGGGCTGAACGTGGAGGGCATCCGGCACCGGGAGATCGTGGAGATCATCAAGAGCTCGGGGAATGTGCTCAG GCTCGACACGCTCTACGGGACGTCCATCCGGAGAGCTGAGCTGGAGGCACGGCTGCAGTACCTAAAG CAAACACTCTACGAGAAGTGGGGGGAGTACCGCTCGCTGATGGTGCAGGAGCAGCGCTTGGTGCGGG caggagTGGTGGCCAAGGACCCCAGCATCTACGACACCCTCGAGTCCCTGCGCTGGTGCCTGCAGGGTGGGGGGGcccccccgggctccccccgcGCCAGCGCCGCCGGCAGCGACGATTCCTTGTACCAAACCTGCGTCTTCGCCGATTCCCTCGACAAGGACGGGGACGAGGGGGGCACCTCgagccccgcgccccctccGCCCCGTTCCCGGCCAGCCCTGAGCCGCAGCTCCAGCCTAAAATGCAGCGGGGGCgcgggggccgcggggctgctGTGGGCACGAGCCGGAGACccccggcccggggggggcgTGGGACCCCCCCACAAGGCTCGGCACAGCAGCTTCCGCCAGCGGTTGCTCAAATTCATCCCGGGACTGAACCGTgcgctggaggaggaggagagccacCTCTAG
- the NR4A1 gene encoding nuclear receptor subfamily 4 group A member 1, translating into MPCIQAQYGTAGAGPCERCPSELLSPDGGRFPMEVAGADLAAAPALPSFSTFMESYAGEFDAFLYQLPASSQPAAFKLEDFQVYGCYPGAFGQPEETLSSSGSDCYGSPCSVPSPATPGFQAPQMPGWEGSFGAYSPPPSYEGGRPWAEPAKGGAAQPPFFAFGPPAPSPGGSPGPLKDPRLLDTDAFALPQGSPGAFSGLPLAPASPLLEGPTLAPAKTRSPGAGEGRCAVCGDNASCQHYGVRTCEGCKGFFKRTVQKNAKYICLANKDCPVDKRRRNRCQFCRFQKCLAVGMVKEVVRTDSLKGRRGRLPSKPKQPPDASPVSLITSLVRAHIDSVPSATKLDYSKFQEAAPCQFEKEDSVDVQQFYDLLTGSMDVIRKWAEKIQGFAELPKEDQDLLLESAFLELFILRLAYRSRPEEGKLIFCNGVVLHRLQCVRGFGEWIDAILEFSQSLHRMSVDVPSFSCLAALVIITDRHGLKEPKRVEELQNRIVGCLKDHVAAGEPGRPGCLSKLLGKLPELRTLCTQGLQRIFYLKLEDLVPPPPIVDKIFMDTLPF; encoded by the exons ATGCCCTGCATCCAGGCGCAGTATGGCACAGCCGGCGCTGGCCCCTGCGAGCGCTGCCCCAGCGAGCTGCTGAGCCCCGACGGCGGCCGCTTCCCCATGGAGGTGGCCGGTGCCGACCTGGCGGCCGCTCCCGCCCTGCCCAGCTTCAGCACCTTCATGGAGAGCTACGCCGGGGAGTTCGACGCCTTCCTCTACCAGCTGCCGGCCAGCAGCCAGCCCGCCGCCTTCAAGCTGGAGGACTTCCAGGTGTACGGCTGCTACCCCGGCGCCTTCGGGCAGCCCGAGGAGACCCTCTCCTCCAGCGGGTCGGACTGTTACGGCAGCCCCTGTTCCGTCCCCTCGCCGGCCACGCCGGGCTTCCAGGCGCCCCAAATGCCAGGCTGGGAGGGCTCCTTCGGGGCGTATTCACCGCCGCCGAGCTACGAGGGAGGGCGGCCTTGGGCTGAGCCAGCAAAGGGGGGCGCGGCGCAGCCCCCCTTCTTCGCCTTCgggcccccggcccccagccccggtgGCTCCCCCGGGCCCCTGAAGGACCCGCGCCTGCTGGACACGGACGCCTTCGCGCTGCCCCAGGGCTCCCCGGGGGCTTTCTCCGGGTTGCCTCTGGCCCCCGCCTCGCCGCTGCTGGAGGGGCCCACGCTGGCCCCCGCCAAGACGCGCAGCCCCGGGGCGGGCGAGGGACGCTGCGCCGTCTGCGGGGACAACGCCTCCTGCCAGCACTACGGCGTGCGCACCTGCGAGGGCTGCAAGGGTTTCTTCAAG CGCACGGTGCAGAAGAACGCCAAGTACATCTGCCTGGCCAACAAGGACTGCCCCGTGGACAAGAGGCGGAGGAACCGCTGCCAGTTCTGCCGCTTCCAGAAGTGCCTGGCCGTGGGCATGGTCAAAGAAG TGGTCCGGACCGACAGCCTGAAGGGTCGCCGTGGCCGCCTGCCCTCCAAGCCCAAGCAGCCTCCGGACGCGTCCCCCGTCAGCCTCATCACCTCCCTGGTGCGGGCACACATCGACTCCGTCCCCAGCGCCACCAAGCTCGACTACTCCAAG TTCCAGGAGGCGGCGCCGTGCCAGTTCGAGAAGGAGGACTCGGTGGACGTGCAGCAGTTCTACGACCTCCTCACCGGCTCCATGGACGTCATCCGCAAGTGGGCTGAGAAGATCCAGGGCTTCGCCGAGCTGCCCAAGGAGGAccaggacctgctgctggagtCGGCTTTCCTGGAGCTCTTCATCCTGCGCCTGGCGTACCG CTCCAGGCCGGAGGAAGGCAAACTCATCTTCTGCAACGGCGTGGTGCTGCACCGGCTGCAGTGCGTGCGGGGCTTCGGCGAGTGGATCGACGCCATCCTCGAGTTCTCCCAGAGCCTGCACCGCATGAGCGTGGACGTgccctccttctcctgcctcgCCGCCCTCGTCATCATCACAG ATCGCCACGGGCTGAAGGAGCCGAAACgggtggaggagctgcagaaccGCATCGTGGGCTGCCTCAAGGACCACGTGGCGGCGGGCGAACCGGGTCGCCCCGGCTGCCTCTCCAAGCTGCTGGGCAAACTGCCCGAGCTGCGCACCCTCTgcacccaggggctgcagcgCATCTTCTACCTGAAGCTGGAGGACCTGGTGCCGCCGCCGCCCATCGTCGACAAGATCTTCATGGACACGCTGCCCTTCTGA